In Rhodobacter sp. 24-YEA-8, the following are encoded in one genomic region:
- a CDS encoding cupin domain-containing protein yields MNTAAQEIIAHLDLRPHPEGGWYRETWRGPTREARACGTSILFLLQAGERSHWHRVDADEIWHWHAGAALDLAMGERAARHYTLGPDILAGQHCQMIVPAGWWQEAVSRGDWTLLSCTVSPGFRFEGYELAPAGWSLPAEPGPDVN; encoded by the coding sequence GTGAACACTGCTGCACAAGAAATCATCGCCCATCTCGATCTGAGACCGCATCCCGAGGGCGGCTGGTATCGCGAAACCTGGCGCGGCCCGACCCGTGAAGCGCGCGCCTGCGGCACCTCGATCCTCTTCCTGCTCCAGGCGGGAGAGAGAAGCCACTGGCACCGGGTCGATGCCGATGAGATCTGGCACTGGCATGCGGGCGCGGCCCTCGACCTCGCAATGGGGGAACGTGCGGCGCGTCATTATACGCTCGGCCCCGATATACTCGCGGGGCAGCACTGTCAGATGATTGTGCCCGCCGGCTGGTGGCAGGAAGCCGTGAGCCGCGGCGACTGGACACTTCTGTCCTGCACAGTCAGCCCGGGCTTTCGGTTTGAGGGATATGAGCTGGCCCCGGCGGGCTGGAGCCTGCCTGCTGAGCCCGGCCCGGACGTAAACTGA
- a CDS encoding iron-sulfur cluster assembly accessory protein, with translation MELVLPPDAAPFADALPRVTDRAFARLAEIAEITGAPQPLRVGVLGGGCSGFQYEIVLGQAGPEDLVFEKDGQRVLVDPVSLPFLQNAVIDFTEELIGARFVIENPNASSSCGCGTSFSI, from the coding sequence ATGGAACTTGTGCTTCCCCCCGATGCCGCCCCCTTTGCCGATGCGCTGCCGCGCGTCACCGACCGCGCTTTCGCGCGGCTGGCCGAGATTGCCGAGATCACCGGCGCGCCCCAGCCTTTGCGCGTCGGCGTGCTGGGCGGCGGCTGTTCGGGCTTTCAATATGAGATCGTGCTGGGCCAGGCCGGCCCCGAGGATCTGGTATTCGAAAAAGACGGCCAGCGCGTGCTGGTTGACCCGGTTTCGCTTCCGTTCCTGCAAAATGCGGTGATCGACTTCACCGAAGAGCTGATCGGGGCGCGTTTCGTGATCGAGAACCCGAATGCATCGAGCTCCTGCGGCTGCGGCACCTCATTCTCAATCTGA
- the gap gene encoding type I glyceraldehyde-3-phosphate dehydrogenase — protein MTITVGINGFGRIGRCTLAHIAESNRNDVQVVAINATGPIETNAHLLKYDSVHGRFPGTVKVEGGALDLGRGPIRVMSTYNPEELDWEGVDVVLECTGNFNDRAKAAVHLGRGAKRVLVSAPAKNADLTVVYGVNHRSLLPEHLVVSNGSCTTNCLAPLAKVLNDTIGIESGIMTTIHSYTGDQPTLDRRHSDLYRARSAAMAMIPTSTGAAKALGEVLPELKGKLDGSAIRVPTPNVSAVDLTFIAAKSVTADEVNQIVREAANGYMGMVMAYDPEPKVSIDFNHTPQSSIFAPDQTRVVGRSVRVLAWYDNEWGFSCRMADVAGAMGRLAG, from the coding sequence ATGACCATCACAGTCGGTATCAACGGATTTGGCCGCATCGGCCGCTGCACCCTCGCCCATATCGCGGAATCGAACCGCAATGATGTGCAGGTCGTGGCAATCAATGCGACCGGCCCCATCGAGACCAATGCGCATCTGCTGAAATACGACTCGGTTCATGGTCGCTTCCCGGGCACCGTGAAGGTCGAGGGAGGCGCGCTGGATCTCGGGCGCGGTCCGATCCGGGTGATGTCGACCTATAACCCGGAAGAGCTCGACTGGGAGGGTGTGGATGTCGTTCTGGAATGCACCGGCAATTTCAATGACCGCGCAAAAGCCGCCGTGCATCTGGGGCGCGGCGCGAAACGGGTGCTCGTCTCGGCCCCCGCGAAGAATGCCGATCTGACCGTGGTCTATGGTGTCAATCACCGCTCGCTGCTGCCTGAGCATCTGGTCGTCTCGAACGGGTCCTGCACCACGAACTGCCTCGCGCCGCTGGCCAAGGTGCTGAATGACACGATCGGGATTGAATCCGGCATCATGACCACGATCCATTCCTATACCGGCGATCAGCCGACGCTGGACCGCCGCCATTCTGACCTCTACCGCGCGCGTTCGGCGGCGATGGCGATGATCCCGACCTCGACCGGCGCCGCGAAAGCGCTTGGCGAGGTCCTGCCCGAACTGAAAGGCAAGCTCGACGGCTCGGCGATCCGGGTGCCGACCCCGAATGTCTCGGCGGTGGATCTGACCTTTATCGCCGCGAAATCGGTCACCGCTGACGAGGTGAACCAGATCGTGCGCGAGGCCGCCAATGGCTATATGGGCATGGTCATGGCCTATGACCCCGAACCCAAGGTCTCGATCGACTTCAACCATACCCCGCAATCATCGATCTTCGCACCGGATCAGACGCGAGTGGTTGGCCGTTCCGTCCGCGTTCTGGCATGGTATGATAATGAATGGGGCTTCTCCTGCCGCATGGCCGATGTGGCCGGCGCCATGGGGCGGCTCGCAGGCTGA
- a CDS encoding pseudouridine synthase, protein MSRIILLNKPFDMLCQFTDLKSPSPRPTLSAVLDQPGVYPAGRLDRDSEGLVVLTDDGWLQARISDPKHKTEKTYYAQVEGAPDAAALAALEQGVMLNDGPALPARARLVAAPDWLWSREPPIRVRKSVPDAWIELTIREGRNRQVRRMTAAVGLPTLRLIRWRVGDWTLKGLAPGQWRDL, encoded by the coding sequence ATGTCCCGCATTATCCTTCTGAACAAACCCTTTGATATGCTCTGTCAGTTCACCGATCTGAAGAGCCCATCGCCCCGCCCGACCCTCTCGGCGGTGCTTGACCAGCCCGGTGTCTATCCGGCGGGCCGGCTGGATCGCGATTCCGAGGGGCTGGTGGTGCTGACCGATGACGGGTGGCTGCAGGCGCGGATCTCGGACCCAAAGCACAAGACCGAAAAGACCTATTACGCCCAGGTCGAGGGTGCACCTGATGCGGCCGCCCTGGCGGCGCTTGAACAGGGTGTCATGCTCAATGACGGCCCTGCCCTGCCCGCGCGCGCCAGGCTGGTGGCGGCGCCCGACTGGCTCTGGTCGCGCGAGCCGCCGATCCGGGTCCGCAAATCGGTGCCCGACGCCTGGATTGAACTGACCATTCGCGAGGGCCGCAACCGCCAGGTGCGCCGCATGACAGCGGCGGTCGGCCTGCCAACGCTGCGCCTGATCCGCTGGCGGGTGGGCGACTGGACACTGAAAGGCCTCGCGCCGGGACAATGGAGAGATTTGTGA
- the rarD gene encoding EamA family transporter RarD has protein sequence MEHSPSPKPQPAGSQEGDSLSGFLYALSAYLLWGFLPLYMKALDHVSPIEVVAHRVIWALPVALLILALTRRTADLKAALRNPAMLGMTLVTAGLISVNWGFYVYAITSGRALDAALGYYINPLFSILLGAVLLGERLRGVQWLAILAASIGVAILTLEAGRLPVLALALTLTWGFYAYFKKSLPIGPNQGFTLEVMVLLLPALAVIGWLATSGEMQFLHGPGWQSAMLFLLGLVTAGPLILYANGAKKLRLTTIAIMQYIAPTMIFLTAVFVFDEPFSRQKLIAFGFIWLGLVIYSLSMLRRAGSKPEF, from the coding sequence ATGGAACACAGCCCCTCCCCCAAACCACAGCCCGCCGGTTCGCAGGAAGGAGACAGCCTTTCCGGGTTTCTCTATGCGCTGTCCGCCTATCTTCTCTGGGGATTTCTGCCGCTTTATATGAAGGCGCTGGATCATGTCTCGCCGATTGAAGTGGTGGCGCATCGGGTGATCTGGGCGCTGCCGGTTGCGCTGCTGATCCTGGCCCTGACGCGCCGGACCGCAGATCTGAAGGCGGCTTTGCGCAATCCGGCGATGCTCGGGATGACGCTGGTGACGGCGGGGCTGATCTCGGTGAACTGGGGGTTCTATGTCTATGCGATCACCTCCGGTCGGGCGCTGGATGCGGCGCTTGGCTATTACATCAACCCGCTGTTCTCGATCCTTCTGGGCGCCGTGTTGTTGGGCGAGCGTTTGCGCGGTGTACAATGGCTCGCAATTCTCGCGGCATCCATCGGGGTCGCGATCCTGACCCTCGAAGCCGGGCGCCTTCCGGTCCTCGCGCTGGCGCTGACGCTCACATGGGGCTTTTACGCCTATTTCAAGAAGAGCCTGCCAATCGGTCCCAACCAGGGATTCACCCTGGAGGTGATGGTTCTGTTGCTTCCGGCGCTGGCGGTGATCGGCTGGCTCGCCACATCGGGTGAGATGCAATTCCTGCACGGGCCTGGCTGGCAGAGCGCAATGTTGTTCCTGCTGGGGCTGGTCACCGCGGGGCCGCTGATCCTCTATGCCAATGGCGCCAAGAAGCTGCGGCTGACGACCATCGCGATCATGCAATATATCGCGCCGACGATGATCTTCCTGACCGCGGTTTTTGTCTTTGACGAGCCGTTCAGCCGGCAAAAACTGATCGCTTTCGGCTTCATCTGGCTGGGACTGGTGATCTATTCCCTCTCAATGCTGCGCCGGGCAGGTTCAAAGCCGGAGTTTTGA
- a CDS encoding DUF808 domain-containing protein, with protein MSGLLALLDDVAAIAKVAAASVDDVAAAAAKAGAKAAGVVIDDAAVTPKYVTGFRPERELPIIWRIALGSMRNKLLVLLPVLLALEAFLPVAITPLLMLGGAYLCFEGAEKLFHALFPHGEAAEADHAAGNETQLEEVKVAGAIKTDFILSAEIMTIALSVIDSPDFWMKAVVLAVVGALITVAVYGAVALIVKMDDIGLHMAATGRIGVTRAFGRGLVKGMPVLLGVLSVVGTAAMLWVGGNIVVHGLEVTHLWAWPYETIHHIATSVASAVSQAAGLVQWLVTAALDGVVGLIVGTLLIPVATRGIAPLWRLVSGKKGSAH; from the coding sequence ATGAGTGGTTTGCTGGCTTTGCTGGATGATGTCGCGGCGATTGCCAAAGTGGCAGCCGCATCGGTCGACGATGTTGCGGCGGCGGCCGCCAAGGCAGGGGCCAAAGCCGCAGGCGTGGTGATCGATGATGCCGCAGTGACGCCGAAATATGTGACAGGGTTCAGGCCCGAACGCGAGCTTCCGATCATCTGGCGGATCGCGCTCGGATCGATGCGCAACAAACTGCTGGTCCTGTTGCCGGTCCTGCTGGCGCTGGAGGCGTTCCTCCCGGTGGCGATCACGCCGCTGCTGATGCTGGGGGGCGCCTATCTGTGTTTTGAAGGGGCGGAAAAGCTGTTCCATGCGCTGTTCCCGCATGGGGAGGCGGCGGAAGCGGATCACGCGGCAGGGAATGAGACGCAGCTTGAGGAGGTGAAAGTCGCGGGGGCAATCAAAACCGATTTCATCCTTTCGGCCGAGATCATGACCATCGCGCTTTCGGTGATCGACAGCCCGGATTTCTGGATGAAAGCGGTGGTTCTTGCGGTGGTGGGCGCGCTGATTACGGTGGCGGTTTACGGCGCGGTGGCGCTGATCGTGAAGATGGATGATATCGGGCTGCATATGGCCGCGACAGGGCGGATTGGCGTGACCAGGGCCTTCGGGCGCGGGCTGGTCAAGGGAATGCCGGTGCTGCTTGGGGTGCTGTCCGTGGTCGGAACGGCCGCGATGCTCTGGGTTGGTGGTAATATCGTCGTGCATGGGCTCGAGGTAACGCATCTCTGGGCCTGGCCCTATGAGACCATCCACCATATTGCTACCTCTGTGGCATCAGCTGTTTCCCAGGCGGCAGGGCTGGTGCAATGGCTGGTGACGGCCGCGCTTGATGGCGTGGTCGGCCTGATTGTCGGGACGCTGCTGATCCCGGTGGCGACAAGGGGGATCGCGCCGCTCTGGCGCCTTGTCAGCGGCAAGAAAGGCTCTGCTCATTGA